One Engraulis encrasicolus isolate BLACKSEA-1 chromosome 4, IST_EnEncr_1.0, whole genome shotgun sequence genomic window, TAGCAATACTGATCTTTGTAAGGCTTCGGAAGCATTGATTACTGCCCACCCATGCCTCAAAGAACTTGGAAGCAAGACTGGCTGGTACGGCTGGAAGGTCAGTTTGGCCTTCAAGATGGGTAACTACAGACAGAAACTGGCCAAATCGGGGTGTGCTGAGGTGTCCATCAATGCAGGAAAGAGAAGCAAGAACAACCCTGACAGCGATCACCCCCATGCCAATATTAAGCGAGCTCGTAGGTCGGAAGTGAACTTCCTACCCAACTTCCCAACTGGTGAAAACCAGGCCAGTCTTGACCTGATGAGACTCGAGATAATTGAAGAGACTGACAAGTCGGAGAAGAATTTGCAATTCATCGAAAAGCTGATGCAGACAACCTTCGCTTTACGACGACAAGACATCATCAAAAGTCAATTGCCAGTAAAGGACTTGCTGCGCAGCTGGCCAGCTCTGCAGTTGGAATCGCAGGTAACATGCTTTTCTGTCtgtccaaactcaaatcagttgtGATGGTGTTCAGCGTGTGACTGCAAtctaaaaaaacccccaaaaaacatgtattgatcctgtctatatgtttgtgtttgtgttttatatgTCTGCAGGTTCTCTCAGAATTCCATCGTATCACTAATGTGAACCTGCGCAGCACATTCTACGCTGAacttgacagacacacaccacgaCTCCTCAACTTATACAGACAAAAGGCAGTACGCACCGGCAAGTTGGCGGAGGCTCTACGGGCTACCCTCGCCGCTTATGATCTTCAGGTATGTCTAAGATTAACTTGGCATGTCCATGACCACATTTTACATCAAGCATATCTAAgtattggccctaccgtggctctaacggtagggtactTTACTATcatgccggcgacctgggttcgaatccggcctgggtcatttgccgatccctccccgtctctgtccccactcatttcctgtctatccttcactgtcctgtcccgaaTAAAGGCAAACAGCCCcagaaaatatctttaaaaaaaaagcaaaagcaagTATTTTGGCCAATCCATATGTGTTTTAGCAACTTGCATTGATGAAAATTAAGATTAATACGACTTAGATTTAAAGAGCTCTTTATGATACCGCCCATCCCCCAACCACCGTGACTAACAAATGCTCTGTGGGACACACTGGTTTATTGAGCATTCAGTGCAGACAAGCATTATGAGTTCACATTTTTCTTACTTTGTGTTATTCATAGAACTAGAACACCAGATGTCGCAGTCAATCTTTTGAAACTTACGTAGGAGTCCTGCCAATGTCAACATTCAGTTGTATTGctgatgctacccttgacttgttagtacctgaTGACACAGCAACTTTTTTGTTCTGGTCCTGTAAtgtgttgtaaggtgtctgctgatgttgcataaccttttggatgttattggtaTGTAAACAAGACACGGCCCCGTTAGTGGGGTCAGAGTCTCAAAAAGGGCTGAAAAGCAAATGCTGCATTTGTAATGGCATGTCAAGAATAGCGTGAGCATTACATCTGCGTGTTGAAATcgacaggaattctcctttaatgctGGTTGTTCATGTTGGGCGTCATCATCATGGTACAGGTGGATCATTTGCTGATTACCTTGTCACCAATTGCTGGTCATTCAGATTCTTTTAATTGGTCCTTGTCTTTaattgtcttggacatacattcaaGCAATGGACTGATTCATGTCAATAGACAAAGGTAGTTTACATTAAATCTAGTGTTCTACATCTGTTATTACACAGACATGCCTAAGAATCTGTTAGGTGATGGTGGTCATACACTACTCAAAAAAATGGAACACCAAAACCAAGCAATGGAACTTCACGTCAATTATACTTttatcagcctgtccagttaggaaccAACATTCAAAGCCAATTCATTTTGCCTACTGTTGTGCCAATTTAATAAGCAATGAGTAGATGTATATTAGAAGTAATCACCAAAAAACGGCCCAAAATAGTAATTCTGCAGATGGTGTCCTCCATTTTTCATCCTTTCTGACCAATTTTTTTGTCACGTGGATTTTGTTACAGTCCCAACCCAGGAAGTACCATGAGGGCACTGAAGTGACTTGGGTAGTGCTGCTCAACTGATCTCACAGAAGTATGATTGTATGACAGGAGTTACATTGCTTTGGTTTTGGTACTCCCTTTATTTTTTTGGAGCAGTGTATTTTTGAGAGGGTCTACATGGCAGTACTATATATTTGTGCAATTTTTATTTTTGTCAATCAAGGAAGAACATGATGTCATCTCGAGACGCACCCTGTCGCTGTGTGCCCTGCCGGTGTACCTGCGAGAAGATGGATCTGCCTTCTTTCAGACATTCAATGTAAGTACTGGTTACCATCCATAAATGTACAATACATCATCCAAAGCTGAGTTCATTTGTTTCCCCCTCCCTCTGGGTCAACGGTCTAGGTGACCTTGGTAGCTCTATCACTTCACTCATATTAATAATATAACATGGTTTGCACATTTTCATTTGCGTAACAATGTTCATCTCTGCCCATCCCTCAGCTCCCACACAATCTCCATCCTTGTCACTGCTTATCTTGATTATTGTAACTAGCAAATCCCTCCATAAGCTCCATAATGCTCATTATCCAACATAGGACTGTCTcttcagcctgatctctcagaattctgtggaatggacacggatctttgggacacgaaatccgtgtcagtttcacagattttgccaaaaagattttggaattgttttccgtgactcacggaagtgctttctatattcccacagcactgtgttaagtctatcattagaaaatagataccaaattctaataataaaagaatgctagagcaatttaagttgtgccctgaccaaaacaatcccttaccttaacttgtcagtaaagacatgtttttgagagAGCCCATCAACCAACTCTGGAAAAGGTATATCAAATTCATGTAATCAACGAAAGAATACTAgctatgcccagaccaaaacaatccctaacctgtcattaagaaatgttttttgagaaaaaaaatattggaaaTTAGAAATCCTGAGAAAACCTGTGGAAACctagagctgtgggaatatagagaaagcacttccgtgcgaccccatcacggaaaacaattccgtgtctaggggcacggaattttggcaaaatccattccacggaattctgagatcATGTTGGTCTCTTGGTAAACATATCCAGATTGTCAAATGACTATCTTCCTAGTGTAGCCAACAGGTAATTATGTTGATTGTGttttgcaggaggaggaggagcctgatTACCATGATGTCCCTCTTGCTCTTGGCATAACTGGCGCAGACCCCTTCAGCTGCAAGAAGTTTACAGTCGTCATTGAAGGCAATGCTGTTTTTAACGAGGTTCCCACAATTCCAGATTCATTTATGTTGTTGTTTGGGCTGACTTATGTGTTCAATTTGGAATACCCTAAGAGCCTCTTGAACACATTCACAATGATccagaaaatgtttgtttgtctggATGATGGCAAACCACTCAAACCCTGCCTAATGACTTTGAAAGAAGATTTGCTACTGCAGTAGTGCGTGTTTGTAAcatttgcacgcgcacacacacacac contains:
- the LOC134446750 gene encoding uncharacterized protein LOC134446750 produces the protein MAQTIYSFKPYPSNTDLCKASEALITAHPCLKELGSKTGWYGWKVSLAFKMGNYRQKLAKSGCAEVSINAGKRSKNNPDSDHPHANIKRARRSEVNFLPNFPTGENQASLDLMRLEIIEETDKSEKNLQFIEKLMQTTFALRRQDIIKSQLPVKDLLRSWPALQLESQVLSEFHRITNVNLRSTFYAELDRHTPRLLNLYRQKAVRTGKLAEALRATLAAYDLQEEHDVISRRTLSLCALPVYLREDGSAFFQTFNVSTGYHP